The Sebastes fasciatus isolate fSebFas1 chromosome 13, fSebFas1.pri, whole genome shotgun sequence genome includes a region encoding these proteins:
- the LOC141781435 gene encoding uncharacterized protein LOC141781435 — MMAAVKELLLETLDDLGEEELKTFKWFLQQAEILEDFPAIQRSRLEKADRLDTVDLIVKTYNKQSVEVTKIVLTKINRNDLVQSLSNIGSGPNVHDVGGISESRETPSARPTSSSQTKDLLEPEPDRPEVIDLNQRTLQSHLQNRFMCAQEGWSERMDKKYLDDIYIELYITYGSGANINMQHEVRQVEMASREPGGTEQPVQHSDIFTHPSGKNTPVRTVLTTGIAGIGKTFLVHKFILDWAEGRANQDVHLTFPFTFRQLNLLKGRMFRLAEFIHECIRETKDISEEDLNDVFTKIQASGNTNYDKSKFKLLFVLDGLDESRLQLDFTADKHPTIDVTQAVGVEVLVTSLIKGELLPSARLWITTQPAAANQIPLDFVDIMTEVRGFTDPQKEEYFRKRFRDEELCGRILSHVKTSRSLHIMCHIPVFCWITATVLEDVLKTSDKVELPKTLTELYIEFLMFQIRQTKEKYGTQKCIQYINSLAKLAFHQLKKGNQIFYEKDLKESGIDFNEASVYSGVFTQIFRKERRLKKGKDEDKMFSFVHLSIHEFLAAVYVVQSLINRNNNVMGPQQLVQMLFSKPSIAEVQRMAIDKALKSPDGHLNLFLRFLLGLSLETSQDSLQGLLKQTISTSEANQETVQYIKEKIRENPSPERCINLFHCLNELNDHSLVEEIQQSLSSGSLSTDKLSPAQWSALIFILLSSGKDLDVFDLRKYSASEEGLLRLLPVVKNSSVFFLSSCKLSERSCEALSSVLSSQSSTLRELDLSNNELQDSGVKLLSGGLESPHCKLETFWLSGCKLTWRSCETLASALSSQSSGLRELDLSNNDLRDSGVKTLSTGLMSPSCKLETLRLNVCNLSERSCEALSSVLSSQSSSLRELNLSNNDLQDSGVKLLSGGLESPRCRLETLRLSGCLVTEEGCASLASALSSNPSHLRELDLSYNHPGDPGVKLLSAGLEDPLWRLGTLIVDHIGICWLKSGLRKYACEVTLDPNTANRYLVLSKDNRTVTLVREMQPYPDHPERSSNSKQLLCTNGLTGRCYWEVERKGWVDVGVTYRRNSADCCLGLNDTSWSVCCSLDRYSVFTNNRLTAICTTTSVSDRVAVYLDWPAGTLSFYIVSSDTLVHLHTFHCTFTEPVYPAFGFEYLRGTVSLCQLNEGESPPIDKHASTTLSPPPGTKGELHYKSAKYRYYATSQEPMMAAVKELLLETLEDLGEEELKTFKWFLQQAEILEDFPAIQRSRLEKADRLDTLDLIVKTYNEQSVEVTKKVLKKINRNDLVQSLSNIGSGPKQIVHDVGGISESREASSASLPPRPTSSSQTKDLLEPEPDPPELIDLNQRTLQSHLQNRFMCAQEGWSERMDKKHLDDIYIELYITYGSGANINMQHEVRQVEMASREPGGTEQAVQPSDIFTHPSGKNTPVRTVLTTGIAGIGKTFLVHKFILDWAEGRANQDVHLTFPFTFRQLNLLKGRRFRLAEFIHECIRETKDISEEDLNDVFTKIQASGNTNYDKSKFKLLFVLDGLDESRLQLDFTADKHPTIDVKQAVGVEVLVTSLIKGELLPSARLWITTRPAAANQIPFDFVDIMTEVRGFTDPQKEEYFRKRFRDEELCGRILSHVKTSRSLHIMCHIPVFCWITATVLEDVLKTSDKVELPKTLTELYIEFLVFQIRQTKEKYGTQKCIQYIHSLAKLAFHQLEKGNLIFYEKDLKESGIDFNEASVYSGVFTQVFKKERRWKKGKDEDKMFSFVHLSIHEFLAAVYVVQSLINKNKNVMGQQLLKFQSVQMLFSKPSIAEVQRIAIDKALKSPDGHLDLFLRFLLGLSLETSQDSIQGLLKQTISTSEANQETVQYIKEKIRENPSPERCINLFHCLNELNDHSLVEEIQQSLSSGSLSTDKLSPAQWSALIFILLSSGKDLDVFDLRKYSASEEGLLRLLPVVKNSSVFFLSSCNLSERSCEALSSVLSSQSSTLRELNLSNNELQDSGVKLLSGGLESPHCKLETFGLSGCKLTWRSCEALTSALSSQSSGLRELDLSNNDLRDSGVKTLSAGLMSPSCKLETLRLNVCNLSERSCEALSSVLSSQSSSLRELNLSNNDLQDSGVKLLSGGLQSPRCRLETLRLSGCLVTEEGCASLASALSSNPSHLRELDLSYNHPGDPGVKLLSAGLEDPLWRLDTLRVDHIGMCWLKCGLRKYACEVTLDPNTANRYLVLSKDNRTVTLVREKQPYPDHPERSYQWKQLLCTNGLTGRCYWEVERKGWVYVGVTYRRNSADCCLGLNDTSWSVCCSLGRYSAFTNNRLTPICTTTSVSDRVAVYLDWPAGTLSFYKVSSDTLVHLHTFHCTFTEPVYPAFGFEYLRGTVSLCQLKEGESPPVDKLGC; from the exons ATGATGGCGGCTGTTAAAGAGctgcttttggaaacactggaTGATCTGGGAGAGGAAGAGTTAAAGACCTTCAAGTGGTTCCTACAGCAGGCTGAAATCCTGGAAGACTTCCCAGCCATCCAAAGGAGTCGTCTGGAGAAGGCTGACAGGCTGGACACAGTGGACCTGATAGTGAAGACATACAATAAACAATCGGTGGAGGTGACCAAGATAGTGTTGACAAAGATCAACAGGAATGACCTGGTGCAGAGTTTGTCCAACATCGGCTCAGGACCCAATGTGCATGATGTTGGAGGAATTtcagagagcagagaaacaCCCTCTGCCCGTCCCACCAGCAGCAGTCAGACTAAAG ATTTGCTGGAGCCAGAACCTGACCGTCCAGAAGTCATTGATTTAAACCAACGCACACTCCAATCACACCTCCAGAACAGGTTTATGTGTGCCCAAGAAGGGTGGTCAGAAAGGATGGATAAAAAATACCTAGATGACATCTACATAGAGCTCTACATCACATATGGGAGCGGTGCAAACATCAATATGCAGCATGAAGTCAGGCAGGTTGAGATGGCATCAAGAGAACCGGGGGGAACAGAGCAACCAGTCCAACACAGTGATATTTTCACACACCCCTCTGGAAAAAACACACCCGTAAGAACAGTGCTGACCACTGGGATTGCAGGAATCGGCAAAACATTCCTTGTACACAAATTCATCCTGGACTGGGCTGAAGGAAGAGCCAATCAAGATGTGCATCTCACGTTCCCCTTCACCTTCCGCCAGCTGAATTTACTGAAGGGCAGAATGTTTCGTTTGGCAGAGTTCATTCACGAATGTATCCGGGAAACTAAAGACATCAGCGAAGAGGATCTTAATGATGTCTTCACAAAAATACAGGCGTCAGGAAACACCAACTACGACAAGAGTAAATTCAAACTTCTGTTTGTGCTTGATGGGCTGGACGAAAGCCGCCTTCAGCTCGACTTCACTGCTGACAAACATCCCACTATTGATGTGACACAGGCAGTTGGAGTAGAAGTCCTGGTGACTAGCCTCATCAAGGGAGAACTGCTCCCCTCTGCTCGCCTCTGGATAACCACACAGCcggcagcagccaatcagatccctttGGACTTTGTTGACATCATGACAGAGGTGAGAGGGTTCACTGATccacagaaggaggagtacttcaggaaaAGATTCAGAGATGAGGAGCTGTGCGGCAGAATCCTCTCCCATGTCAAGACATCTCGAAGCCTTCACATCATGTGCCAcatcccagtcttctgctggatcaccgCTACAGTTCTGGAGGATGTGTTGAAAACCAGTGACAAAGTAGAACTGCCCAAGACCTTGACTGAATTGTACATAGAATTCTTGATGTTCCAGATCAGACAGACGAAAGAGAAGTATGGCACACAGAAGTGCATTCAGTACATTAATTCGCTTGCAAAACTTGCTTTTCACCAACTGAAAAAGGGGAACCAGATCTTCTATGAAAAAGATCTCAAAGAGAGTGGCATTGATTTCAACGAAGCCTCAGTGTACTCAGGAGTCTTCACGCAGATCTTTAGAAAGGAGCGCCGCTTGAAGAAGGGCAAGGATGAGGATAAGATGTTCAGCTTTGTCCATCTGAGTATTCACGAGTTCTTGGCTGCTGTTTATGTGGTGCAGTCACTCATTAACAGAAACAATAATGTAATGGGGCCACAACAACTCGTGCAGATGCTTTTTAGCAAACCGTCTATAGCGGAGGTCCAAAGAATGGCTATTGACAAGGCCTTAAAGAGTCCAGATGGACACCTGAACTTGTTCCTCCGCTTCCTCCTGGGTCTCTCCTTAGAGACCAGTCAGGATAGCCTACAAGGCCTACTGAAACAGACAATAAGTACTTCAGAGGCCAATCAGGAAACAGTGCAGTACATCAAGGAAAAGATCCGGGAGAATCCGTCTCCAGAGAGATGCATCAACCTGTTCCACTGTCTGAATGAGCTCAATGATCATTCTCTAGTGGAGGAGATCCAGCAGAGCCTGAGTTCAGGAAGTCTCTCCACAGACAAACTCTCTCCGGCTCAGTGGTCAGCTCTGATCTTCATCTTACTGTCATCGGGAAAAGACCTGGACGTGTTTGACCTCAGGAAGTACTCTGCTTCAGAGGAAGGTCTCTTGAGGCTGCTGCCGGTGGTCAAGAATTCTAGTGTGTTCTT CCTGAGTAGCTGTAAATTATCAGAGAGAAGCTGTGAAGCTCTGTCCTCGGTTCTCAGCTCCCAGTCCTCCactctgagagagctggacctgagtaacaacGAGCTGCAGGATTCTggagtgaagctgctttctGGTGgcctggagagtccacactgtaaacTGGAAACGTTCTG GCTGAGTGGCTGCAAACTGACCTGGAGAAGCTGTGAaactctggcctcagctctcaGCTCCCAGTCCTCCGGTCTGAGAGAATTGGACCTGAGTAACAATGACCTGCGGGATTCGGGAGTGAAGACACTCTCTACTGGACTGATGAGTCCAAGCTGTAAACTGGAAACACTTAG GTTGAATGTGTGTAACCTGTCAGAGAGAAGCTGTGAAGCTCTGTCCTCGGTTCTCAGCTCCCAGTCCTCCAGTCTGAGAGAGCTGAACCTGAGTAACAACGACCTGCAGGATTCTGGAGTGAagctgctctctggtggactAGAGAGTCCACGCTGTAGACTGGAAACCCTCAG gTTGTCGGGCTGCCTGGTCACAGAGGAAGGCTGTGCTTCTTtggcctcagctctgagctCTAACCCGTCCCATCTGAGAGAGTTGGACCTGAGCTATAATCATCCAGGAGACCCAGGAGTGAAGCTGttgtctgctggactggaggatCCACTGTGGAGACTGGGCACGCTCAT AGTGGACCATATTGGAATATGCTGGTTGAAATCTGGTCTGAGGAAGT ATGCTTGTGAAGTCACCCTGGacccaaacacagcaaacagaTACCTGGTTTTGTCTAAAGACAACAGAACGGTGACACTGGTGAGAGAGATGCAGCCATATCCTGATCACCCAGAGAGATCCTCCAATTCGAAGCAGCTGCTGTGTACAAATGGTCTGACTGGCcgctgttactgggaggtggagaggaaagGGTGGGTTGATGTAGGAGTGACTTACAGAAGAAACAGTGCTGACTGCTGCCTCGGGCTCAATGACACGTCTTGGAGCGTGTGCTGCTCTCTGGACCGGTACTCTGTCTTTACCAATAACAGATTGACAGCCATATGTACGACCACCTCTGTTTCTGACAGAGTAGCGGTGTATCTGGACTGGCCTGCCGGCACTCTGTCCTTCTACATAGTCTCCTCTGACACGCTGGTCCACCTCCACACCTTCCACTGCACATTCACTGAACCCGTCTATCCTGCGTTTGGTTTTGAGTATCTGAGAggcactgtgtctctgtgtcagcTGAATGAGGGAGAGTCGCCACCCATAGACAAACACG CTTCCACCACCCTGAGTCCACCACCAGGAACTAAAGGGGAGCTACACTACAAGTCAGCCAAGTATAGGTACTATGCAA CCTCGCAG GAACCAATGATGGCGGCTGTTAAAGAGctgcttttggaaacactggaAGATCTGGGAGAGGAAGAGTTAAAGACCTTCAAATGGTTCCTACAGCAGGCTGAAATCCTGGAAGACTTCCCAGCCATCCAAAGGAGTCGTCTGGAGAAGGCTGACAGGCTGGATACACTGGACCTGATAGTGAAGACCTACAATGAACAATCCGTGGAGGTGACCAAGAAAGTGTTGAAAAAGATCAACAGGAATGACCTGGTGCAGAGTTTGTCCAACATCGGCTCAGGACCCAAAC aAATTGTGCATGATGTTGGAGGAATTTCAGAGAGCAGAGAAGCATCTTCTGCTTCTCTTCCTCCCCGTCCCACCAGCAGCAGTCAGACTAAAG ATTTGCTGGAGCCAGAACCTGACCCTCCAGAACTCATTGATTTAAACCAGCGCACACTCCAATCACACCTCCAGAACAGGTTTATGTGTGCCCAAGAAGGGTGGTCAGAAAGGATGGATAAAAAACACCTAGATGACATCTACATAGAGCTCTACATCACATATGGGAGCGGTGCAAACATCAATATGCAGCATGAAGTCAGGCAGGTTGAGATGGCATCAAGAGAACCGGGGGGAACAGAACAAGCAGTCCAACCCAGTGATATTTTCACACACCCCTCTGGAAAAAACACACCCGTAAGAACAGTGCTGACCACTGGGATTGCAGGAATCGGCAAAACATTCCTTGTACACAAATTCATCCTGGACTGGGCTGAAGGAAGAGCCAATCAAGATGTGCATCTCACGTTCCCTTTCACCTTCCGCCAGCTGAATTTACTGAAGGGCAGAAGGTTTCGTTTGGCAGAGTTCATTCACGAATGTATCCGGGAAACTAAAGACATCAGCGAAGAGGATCTTAATGATGTCTTCACAAAAATACAGGCGTCAGGAAACACCAACTACGACAAGAGTAAATTCAAACTTCTGTTTGTGCTTGATGGGCTGGACGAAAGCCGCCTTCAGCTCGACTTCACTGCTGACAAACATCCCACTATTGATGTGAAACAGGCAGTTGGAGTAGAAGTCCTGGTGACTAGCCTCATCAAGGGAGAACTGCTCCCCTCTGCTCGCCTCTGGATAACCACACGGCcggcagcagccaatcagatccctttTGACTTTGTTGACATCATGACCGAGGTGAGAGGGTTCACTGATccacagaaggaggagtacttcaggaaaAGATTCAGAGATGAGGAGCTGTGCGGCAGAATCCTCTCCCACGTCAAGACATCACgaagcctccacatcatgtgccaCATCCCAGTCTTTTGCTGGATCACCGCTACAGTTCTGGAGGATGTGTTGAAAACCAGTGACAAAGtagagctgcccaagaccctgactgagtTGTACATAGAATTCTTGGTGTTTCAGATCAGACAGACGAAAGAGAAGTATGGCACACAGAAGTGTATTCAGTACATTCATTCGCTTGCAAAACTTGCTTTTCACCAACTGGAAAAGGGGAACCTGATCTTCTATGAAAAAGATCTCAAAGAGAGTGGCATTGATTTCAACGAAGCCTCAGTGTACTCAGGAGTCTTCACGCAGGTCTTTAAAAAGGAGCGCCGCTGGAAGAAGGGCAAGGATGAGGATAAGATGTTCAGCTTTGTCCATCTGAGTATTCACGAGTTCTTGGCTGCTGTTTATGTGGTGCAGTCACtcattaacaaaaacaaaaatgtaatggGGCAACAACTACTCAAGTTCCAAAGTGTGCAGATGCTTTTTAGCAAACCGTCTATAGCGGAGGTCCAAAGAATAGCTATTGACAAGGCCTTAAAGAGTCCAGATGGACATCTGGACTTGTTCCTCCGCTTCCTGCTGGGTCTCTCCTTAGAGACCAGTCAGGATAGCATACAAGGCCTGCTGAAACAGACAATAAGTACTTCAGAGGCCAATCAGGAAACAGTGCAGTACATCAAGGAAAAGATCCGGGAGAATCCGTCTCCAGAGAGATGCATCAACCTGTTCCACTGTCTGAATGAGCTCAATGATCATTCTCTAGTGGAAGAGATCCAGCAGAGCCTGAGTTCAGGAAGTCTCTCCACAGACAAACTCTCTCCGGCTCAGTGGTCAGCTCTGATCTTCATCTTACTGTCATCAGGAAAAGACCTGGACGTGTTTGACCTCAGGAAGTACTCTGCTTCAGAGGAAGGTCTCTTGAGGCTGCTGCCGGTGGTCAAGAATTCTAGTGTGTTCTT CCTGAGTAGCTGTAACTTGTCAGAGAGAAGCTGTGAAGCACTGTCCTCGGTTCTCAGCTCCCAGTCCTCCACTCTGAGAGAGCTGAACCTGAGTAACAACGAGCTGCAGGATTCTGGTGTGAAGCTGCTTTCTGGtggactggagagtccacactgtaagCTGGAAACTTTCGG GCTGAGTGGCTGCAAACTGACCTGGAGAAGCTGTGAAGCTCTGACCTCAGCTCTCAGCTCCCAGTCCTCCGGTCTGAGAGAATTGGACCTGAGTAACAATGACCTGCGGGATTCGGGAGTGAAGACACTCTCTGCTGGACTGATGAGTCCAAGCTGTAAACTGGAAACACTTAG GTTGAATGTGTGTAACCTGTCAGAGAGAAGCTGTGAAGCTCTGTCCTCGGTTCTCAGCTCCCAGTCCTCCAGTCTGAGAGAGCTGAACCTGAGTAACAACGACCTGCAGGATTCTGGAGTGAagctgctctctggtggactACAGAGTCCACGCTGTAGACTGGAAACCCTCAG gTTGTCGGGCTGCCTGGTCACAGAGGAAGGCTGTGCTTCTTtggcctcagctctgagctCTAA